The Streptococcus toyakuensis genome has a window encoding:
- the alaS gene encoding alanine--tRNA ligase, with the protein MKQLSSAQVRQMWLDFWATKGHSVEPSVSLVPVNDPTLLWINSGVATLKKYFDGTIIPENPRITNAQKAIRTNDIENVGKTARHHTMFEMLGNFSIGDYFRDEAITWAYELLTSPEWFDFPAEKLYMTYYPDDKDSYNRWIEVGVDPSHLIPIEDNFWEIGAGPSGPDTEIFFDRGEAFDPENIGIRLLAEDIENDRYIEIWNIVLSQFNADPAVPRSEYKELPHKNIDTGAGLERLVAVIQGAKTNFETDLFMPIIREVEKLSGKVYDQDGDNMSFKVIADHIRSLSFAIGDGALPGNEGRGYVLRRLLRRASMHGQKLGINEPFLYKLVPTVGKIMESYYPEVLEKRDFIEKIVKSEEESFARTLHSGQHFAQGIVADLKEKGQSVIAGSDVFKLYDTYGFPVELTEEIAEEAGMTVDCEGFEAAMKEQQERARASAVKGGSMGMQNETLQNITVESVFNYNASQLSSKLVAIVVDNAEVEAVSEGTASLIFAETPFYAEMGGQVADHGQILDESGKVVATVTNVQKAPNGQALHTVEVLAPLALNQEYTLAIDTNRRHRVMKNHTATHLLHAALHNILGNHATQAGSLNEVEFLRFDFTHFQAVTAEELRAIEQQVNEKIWEALEVKTVETDIDTAKEMGAMALFGEKYGKEVCVVTIGDYSIELCGGTHVGNTSEIGLFKIVKEEGIGSGTRRILAVTGKEAFEAYREQEDALKAVAATLKAPQVKEVPHKVEGLQEQLRQLQKENAELKEKAAAAAAGDIFKDVKEVNGHRYIASQVSVSDAGALRTFADNWKQKDYSDLLVLVAAIGDKVNVLVASKTKDLHAGNLVKELAPIVDGRGGGKPDMAMAGGSNQAKIQELLDAVAGKL; encoded by the coding sequence ATGAAACAACTATCTAGTGCACAAGTACGCCAAATGTGGCTTGATTTCTGGGCGACCAAAGGTCACTCGGTAGAACCATCAGTGAGTTTGGTTCCTGTAAATGACCCAACACTTTTGTGGATCAACTCTGGTGTAGCAACCCTTAAGAAATACTTTGACGGGACTATTATCCCTGAAAATCCACGTATTACCAATGCCCAAAAAGCTATCCGTACCAACGATATTGAAAACGTAGGGAAGACTGCACGTCACCATACCATGTTTGAAATGTTGGGGAACTTCTCTATCGGGGATTACTTCCGTGATGAAGCTATCACTTGGGCTTATGAGCTTTTGACAAGCCCAGAATGGTTTGACTTCCCTGCTGAAAAACTTTACATGACCTACTATCCAGACGATAAAGATTCATACAACCGCTGGATTGAAGTGGGAGTGGATCCAAGTCACTTGATTCCAATCGAGGACAACTTTTGGGAAATCGGTGCGGGACCTTCTGGACCTGATACAGAAATTTTCTTTGACCGTGGAGAAGCATTTGACCCAGAAAATATCGGTATTCGCCTGCTTGCAGAAGATATCGAAAACGACCGTTATATCGAAATCTGGAACATCGTTTTGTCACAATTTAACGCAGACCCTGCTGTTCCTCGTAGCGAATACAAGGAATTGCCACACAAGAACATTGATACGGGCGCTGGTTTGGAGCGTTTGGTAGCGGTTATCCAAGGTGCTAAGACTAACTTTGAAACAGACCTCTTCATGCCGATCATTCGTGAAGTGGAGAAATTGTCTGGTAAGGTTTATGACCAAGATGGCGACAACATGAGCTTTAAGGTCATCGCAGACCACATCCGTTCACTTTCATTTGCCATCGGTGATGGTGCCCTTCCTGGAAATGAAGGTCGTGGTTATGTCCTTCGCCGTCTTCTCCGTCGTGCTTCTATGCATGGTCAAAAATTGGGTATCAACGAGCCTTTCCTATACAAACTCGTTCCAACTGTTGGAAAAATCATGGAAAGCTACTACCCAGAAGTACTTGAAAAACGTGACTTTATCGAAAAAATCGTTAAGAGCGAAGAAGAGTCATTTGCTCGTACCCTTCACTCAGGTCAACACTTTGCCCAAGGCATTGTAGCTGATTTGAAAGAAAAAGGACAATCTGTCATTGCTGGTTCAGATGTATTTAAACTTTACGACACTTATGGATTCCCAGTTGAATTGACTGAAGAAATCGCTGAAGAGGCTGGTATGACCGTGGACTGTGAAGGATTTGAAGCAGCCATGAAAGAACAGCAAGAACGCGCGCGTGCATCAGCCGTCAAGGGTGGCTCAATGGGTATGCAAAATGAAACCCTTCAAAACATCACTGTAGAAAGTGTCTTCAACTACAATGCTAGCCAATTGTCTTCTAAATTGGTGGCTATCGTGGTGGACAATGCAGAAGTAGAAGCTGTATCAGAAGGAACTGCCTCACTTATCTTTGCAGAAACACCATTCTACGCTGAAATGGGTGGACAGGTAGCTGACCACGGACAAATCTTGGATGAGTCAGGTAAGGTCGTGGCTACTGTAACAAATGTTCAAAAAGCACCAAATGGACAAGCTCTCCACACAGTTGAAGTCCTTGCACCGCTTGCCTTGAACCAAGAATATACCTTGGCAATTGATACAAATCGTCGTCACCGTGTTATGAAAAACCACACTGCGACTCACTTGCTTCACGCTGCCCTTCACAACATCCTTGGAAACCACGCAACACAAGCAGGATCTCTTAATGAAGTTGAATTCCTTCGCTTTGACTTTACGCATTTCCAAGCAGTAACTGCAGAAGAATTGCGTGCGATTGAACAGCAAGTTAACGAGAAAATCTGGGAAGCTCTTGAAGTGAAGACAGTTGAAACGGATATTGACACTGCCAAGGAAATGGGAGCCATGGCCCTCTTTGGTGAGAAATACGGCAAGGAAGTTTGTGTCGTGACTATCGGCGACTACTCTATCGAGCTTTGTGGTGGTACCCATGTTGGCAACACTTCTGAGATTGGACTCTTCAAGATTGTCAAAGAAGAGGGGATTGGATCAGGAACTCGCCGTATCTTGGCAGTGACTGGTAAGGAAGCCTTTGAAGCCTACCGCGAACAAGAAGATGCTCTTAAAGCTGTCGCAGCAACCTTGAAAGCACCTCAAGTCAAGGAAGTACCTCACAAGGTAGAAGGACTTCAAGAACAACTTCGTCAACTTCAAAAAGAAAATGCTGAGTTGAAAGAAAAAGCCGCAGCTGCAGCCGCAGGCGATATCTTCAAGGATGTTAAGGAAGTCAATGGTCACCGTTACATTGCTAGCCAAGTATCTGTATCTGACGCTGGTGCCCTTCGTACCTTTGCAGATAACTGGAAACAAAAAGACTACTCTGATCTTCTTGTCCTAGTTGCCGCTATCGGTGACAAAGTCAATGTCCTTGTAGCAAGCAAGACAAAAGACCTTCATGCAGGAAACCTTGTCAAAGAATTGGCACCAATCGTCGATGGACGTGGTGGTGGTAAACCAGACATGGCCATGGCGGGAGGAAGCAATCAAGCTAAAATCCAAGAATTGTTGGATGCAGTAGCAGGTAAATTGTAA
- a CDS encoding alpha-amylase, with protein MQNQTLMQYFEWYLSHDGQHWTRLAEDAPYLADLGISHVWMPPAFKATNEKDVGYGVYDLFDLGEFNQKGTVRTKYGFKEDYLQAIQALKAQGIQPMADVVLNHKAAADHMEAFQVIEVDPVDRTVELGEPFTINGWTSFTFDGRQDTYNDFHWHWYHFTGTDYDAKRRKSGIYLIQGDNKGWANEELVDNENGNYDYLMYADLDFKHPEVIQNIYDWADWFMETTGVAGFRLDAVKHIDSFFMSNFIRDMKEKYGEDFYVFGEFWNPDKEANLDYLEKTEERFDLVDVRLHQNLFEASQAGANYDLRGIFTDSLVELKPDKAVTFVDNHDTQRGQALESTVEEWFKPAAYTLILLRQDGLPCVFYGDYYGISGQYAQQDFKEVLDRLLAIRKDLAYGEQNDYFDDANCIGWVRSGAENQSPIAVLISNDQENSKSMFVGQEWANQTFVDLLKNHLGQITIDEEGYGQFPVSAASVSVWVANTI; from the coding sequence GCTCCATACCTAGCTGATCTCGGTATCAGTCATGTCTGGATGCCACCAGCCTTCAAGGCCACCAACGAAAAAGATGTAGGCTATGGGGTCTATGACTTGTTTGACCTAGGAGAGTTCAACCAAAAAGGGACTGTCCGCACCAAGTATGGTTTTAAAGAAGACTATCTTCAAGCCATTCAAGCTCTAAAAGCACAGGGAATTCAACCTATGGCCGATGTGGTGCTCAACCACAAGGCTGCTGCTGATCACATGGAAGCCTTTCAGGTTATCGAAGTGGATCCTGTAGACCGTACAGTTGAACTTGGGGAACCCTTCACCATCAATGGCTGGACTAGCTTTACCTTCGATGGTCGCCAAGATACCTACAATGACTTCCACTGGCACTGGTACCACTTCACCGGTACAGACTATGATGCCAAACGCCGAAAGTCTGGGATTTATCTGATTCAAGGAGACAACAAGGGTTGGGCAAATGAGGAATTGGTCGATAATGAAAACGGTAACTATGACTACCTCATGTATGCCGACCTAGACTTTAAACATCCTGAAGTCATCCAAAATATCTATGACTGGGCTGACTGGTTCATGGAAACGACTGGTGTAGCTGGTTTCCGCTTGGATGCCGTTAAACACATTGACTCTTTCTTCATGAGCAATTTTATCCGTGATATGAAGGAAAAATACGGTGAGGATTTCTATGTTTTTGGTGAATTTTGGAATCCTGACAAGGAAGCCAATCTAGACTATCTTGAAAAAACGGAAGAACGCTTTGACCTTGTTGATGTTCGTCTCCACCAGAATCTCTTTGAAGCCAGTCAAGCTGGCGCAAACTATGACCTTCGTGGCATTTTCACAGATAGCTTGGTTGAACTCAAACCTGACAAGGCTGTAACCTTTGTCGACAACCACGATACTCAACGTGGTCAGGCTCTTGAGTCAACTGTTGAAGAATGGTTCAAGCCAGCAGCCTATACCCTCATTCTCTTACGCCAAGATGGCCTTCCATGTGTCTTTTACGGAGACTACTATGGTATTTCAGGACAGTATGCTCAACAAGATTTCAAAGAAGTCCTTGACCGCCTCCTAGCCATCCGAAAAGATTTGGCCTATGGAGAACAAAATGACTACTTTGATGATGCTAACTGTATCGGTTGGGTACGTTCAGGTGCTGAAAATCAATCTCCAATCGCAGTCCTCATCTCAAATGACCAAGAAAACAGCAAATCCATGTTTGTCGGCCAAGAATGGGCTAACCAAACCTTTGTAGATTTACTTAAAAACCACCTAGGTCAAATTACAATTGATGAGGAAGGTTATGGACAATTCCCAGTCTCAGCTGCTTCGGTAAGTGTCTGGGTAGCCAATACAATCTAA